One Mycolicibacterium sp. TUM20985 genomic window, CGGGCGGGAGCGGGTCATTCGCTTGCACGCCTGCCCCGTACGGGATTTGGCCCGCGCCCACCCCGAGGTGGGATGTGGCCTGCACCTGGGGTTGCTGCAAGGTCTGCTCGACCACGCCGCGGCCGCGGGTGGACATCCAGACAATGAAGACGCGGCCTTGTCGGCCACGGCCAGGCTCGAGCCGTTCGTCGAACCCGAACTGTGTATCGCCAGGTTGGCTCCATCGTGAAGGTCTCCAGGTGATTGAGGTCCGGGCGCCGCTGAAGCGGTCGTGGGTAGATCTGGCCGCGCGGACGTCGAGGCGTCGCCGCGATGTATCTACCGCCAGCTACATGTCGAGGACATGCCGGCGGAACGGTTTGTAAAGACAGCCCAATGATGACGGTGCTCGAACGTGCCATCGCCGCCGCGGCGAACGCCGTCGGCGCCGACGCGGAGGATCTGCGGGGGCTCGCGACCGGCGCGGCTCTGCGTGAATGGCAGCCCGGGGAATGGTTGTTTCACGAATCGACGCCCTACCACTGGGCGGGCATCCTCGAGGAGGGTGCAGTCGAGATCGTTCGCGGCCTGCACGGCGATGAACACGTCCTTTACACCCTCGGCAAGGGATCGATGGTCTCCGAGGGCGCGATCCTCGGCAACACCGCGCACTTCGCGAGCGGGCGCACCCGCACCGGCGCACGCGTGTGGGTGATCACCCGCGAGACAATGGATCTCGTCCGCCAGCAGAACCCGGAGGCCTATTACCGCGTCGTGGCACGCGTCGGCCAGCGACTAGCCGACCGTATCGGGCTGCTGTCGGACACGGCGTTGGGCGTGAGCGCTTCGCGGCCACTGCTCGCGCCGCGCAGGGAATGCGACCTGCTCGGCTGCCGCGAGGTTCCCGGGCGCGCGTACTTCGGCGTGCAGACATTGCGCGCCGTCGAGAACTTCGCGATCTCCGGAGTCGCGCTGCGCGACTTCTCGCGGTTCATCGACGCGTTCGCGTTCGTCAAGAAGGCCGCGGCACTGGCCAACGCCGAACTCGGGGTGCTCAGCGAGGACAAGCGCGACGCCATCGTGGCGGCCTGCGACGAGATCACCGCCGGGCGCCTTCACGACCAGTTCGTCGTCGACATGATCCAGGGCGGCGCGGGCACCTCGACCAACATGAACGTCAACGAGGTGATCGCTAACCGCGCACTGGAGATCCTCGGGCACCAGCGCGGGCAGTACGCGTATCTGCACCCCAACGACGACGTGAACCGCTCGCAGTCGACCAACGACGCCTACCCGACGGCGCTGAAGCTCGGCGTCTTCCTGGCCAGCCGCGACACGCTCGCGGCGATGGCAGAGCTGCAGGCGGGGCTGCGCGCGAAAGGCGAACAGTTCGCGCACGTCATCAAGATGGGCCGCACGCAGCTGCAAGATGCCGTGCCGATGACGCTCGGCCAGGAATTCACTGCCTACGCGACGATGGTCGCTCAGGCGCGCAGCCACCTCGACGATGCCGCCCAGGATCTGCTTGACGTCTCGCTGGGTGCGACCGCGATCGGCACCGGGATAGCCAGCCCGCCCGGCTACGCGCCGCTGGTGACCAAACGCCTCGCCGAGTGCAGCGGCCTACCGGTGCGACTGGCATCCGACCTGGTCGAGGCGACCCAAGACTCGAGTGCGTTCGTCGAGTTCTCCGGCGCACTCAAACGCGCCGCAGTCGTGATCTCGAGGATCTGCAACGACCTGCGGCTGTTGTCGTCGGGGCCGCGGGCGGGTCTCAACGAGATCAACCTGCCGCCGACGCAGCCCGGCAGCTCGATCATGCCGGGCAAGGTCAACCCGGTCATTCCGGAAGTCGTCAACCAGGTTTGCTTCCAGCTGATCGGCTACGACGCGACCATCTCGATCGCGGCCGAAGCTAGCCAGCTCGAGCTCAACATGGCCGAGCCGATCATCGCCTACGACCTGTTGCACGGGCTGCTGATCCTCAAGAACGCCTGCGTCACGCTCGAAAGTCGTTGCGTGAGCGGGATAACCGCCAACGAAGACGTCTGCCGGGGCTACGTCGAGCGCTCGATCGGCGTCGTCACCGCACTCGTGCCGAGGATCGGTTACGAGCGCGGCGTCGCGATCGCGCAGGAGGCACTGGCCAGTGGACGCAGCGTCTTCGAGCTTGTGCGCGAAAAGGGCTGGCTCGACGACGACGAGCTGGCGCGCCTACTCGCGCCCGAGGCGATGACCGACCCGCGGACGCCGAGCGACTGGCCTGGCACGACGTCGCTACCCCAGCGTCACGTGGAACCAGCCGTCGGGCTCGGGACCGTAGGAGATTGACCAGCGACCCGAATGGCTGTGCTGGGTCAACGACTCCTAGGCCTCGGGGACCCTGGTGCGGAGGCGTCGTCGAAGGGAGCGGAGGCGTCCGCGGAGTCGGGAGGCGATCACCTCTCGGGGGAGCTGGCTCGGAGTGGGGCAGGCGACGATGATCCTTCCGTCATCCGGGTCGCATCCCTCGACGAAAGTCACTCCGTTCTCGGTGTACGAGAAGGTCGCCACATCGTAGGCGAGCAGACGATGCGATATCCGGAGCAGTTCAGCCTGGCTGTCGGTTGCCCACATGAGGTATTGGACACCGGTCGCGCCGACACGTGGCCGCCGAGAGGGTCCGTTCGAGTGCAGATAAATCTGAAAGCCGCCAGGTGTCAACAGCAGCGCCGTGTCTTGCTCGTGCAGGGCGACCCGGCAAGCGAACACGTCGCAGTAGAAGTTGACCGATCGGGCCAAGTCGGAGACCGTCATCAATGACGACGCCACCTTGGCGCTGGCCCCAATAGCTGATCCTGATTGAGGTTGTTGGTCCGGTTCCGCCGCCACCGCGCCCCCCTGTTTAGATGATTTCATTCCTCTATAATACGCTTTGAGGTCTTGCGATAGAAGCCGTCGCCCGAAAGCGGAGGGTCACTAAAGGCAGGTACGGGCCTCAATGTCACGAAAGCCTCGACGTCGGGCGTCGTACGGAAGCTCGTCGTTCGAATGGTCGCAGTGCTGGCATTGTCGCCGCTCAGATTTGCCGTTGGACAAGACCATCGATCTGCACTTTGAGTCGTTCCCGGAGCTCCAGTTCGGTTTCGTGTTCTGCGGCTTCGGCTTCCAGCATCAGTGCGCGGCGAGCAGTGGCACGGATGGCCCGCACGGTCGCGCGGTGCTCCACGGAGTGACTGGGAAGGGTGCGAAGCCGTGCGCAGCGGTTGAGTTGCTCGTCGGTGGTGCCGCGACGCAGTTGATCGCGCAGCGCTTGGGGAGCGTTGACGATGAGTGCTTTGAGTTGGCCAATTGCTTTGGTGCGGGCGACGATTGCACCTTCGCGGGTGGTCAGCAGTACACGCATCGCCTCTCGGTCACCGCGAGCCCGCGGGGCAGCGAGGTGCTCGCGTGCCAGTGCCTCGCGCGCGGCTCGCACGGCATCCAGATCATCTGACTTCGCTCCGTCACGGCGTGCCGGGCGGGCGGGACGGTCGATCTCAACGACCCATTCGCCACGTTCGAGCAGATGGGTAGTCAAACCCGCGCCGAAGCTGCCGGTGCCCTCTATCGCCCAGACCCGCCGGCCAGTGGCGTGCGTTGCGGCCAAGACGTCGAGCTTGCGGAAGCCGAACGCGTCGGTGGCCACGGTGAGTCGTTCGACGAGCCCCCCGCCGGCGGTGACCACGGCGGCGGTGTGTGAATCGCGATGGGTGTCGACGCCGATGACGAAGTCGACGGTTTCTGCCAACATGGGTTTCATGGTGTTCCTCCATTTCGGTGGGGTGCATCAAGGTCGGCACCGGCCTGGAGGAAGGTCACCGTGACGGCAAGACTGTGATGAGGCACGACCCCGAAAGGGCCGGCCAGGCTTCTGATCAGGCCAACAGGGTGGGCCAGGCCGGTGCCAGTGGCCAACGACGACATATCCACAGCAAGGGCACGACCGCCGTTACGGTGATCGGCCAATGAGTCTTTCGAGTCAGTCGTGGCCACAGGCACCGACCCTTCCACGGGCGACGCCAGGACTCTAGGAGCCCGTTTCAAGACTCACAGTGGGTCTTGCCAGTCCCGGGCGGCCCGAGCAGGACGACGTTGGATGCCTTGGCCAGGAACGCGCCGGTGCCCAGGTGGGCGATCATGTCCCGGTTCAGCGCTGGTTGGTGATCGAAGTTGAAGTCCTCCAACGACTTCCGGGTAGGGAAACCCGCCGAACGGATGCGGGTCGCCGCGCCGGAGGCTTCACGGGCCGCGACCTCCCGCGACAAGACTGCCGCGAGATACTCCTCATGGGTCCAGCCCGCGTCGCGAGCTTGCTCGGCCAGGCGGGCGGCGGACTCGCGGATGCGCGGCGCCTTGAGGGCTTGCGCGTAGTGGAGAATGGTCTTCATCGGGTCCTCGGCCATGCTCATGCCACCTCGCCATCGGAAGTGACTGTGCCCGTGGTGAAGTCGACACCAAAGGCGCGGTCGTAGTCGGCCAGGTCACGCACCAAATGATCACCTGCCGACGGAGGTGGGCCGGCTTGGAACTGCTGCCGCAACGCTGCGGCGGTCGAGACATGGGCGGGGTCGGTGAGGGTTTGTCGCGCCGCCCAGCAGCGGTCATGAGCCGCCAGCAGGCGTCCCGATCGAGTCACCGTCACCTGAGCCAGAGTGGTGCTCACCTCGACGAGTTGGCTGATCGCGGTCGGGTCCACGGAGTAGTCATTGCCGGCCACCCTCACGTAGTAGTCGCGTCCCAACCGCACCGAAGCCATTGACTGCACGACCGGCGGCACCGGCGGCAGCGCCAGCATGTGAGCTCGATCGGGATCGAGGAAGTCGATTGGACGACCATCGAGGACCCGCACCCGACGACTGTTGGCGGCCGGAAGCCATTGGCCAAGTTGATCATTGAAGTCCTGCGGTGAAACAAAGCTGCGACCGGGCAGGAACGACGTCTCCAGATACCGGTTGGCTCGCTCCACCATCCCCTTCGATTCCGGGTCATAGGGTTTCATCTGCACCAGCCGAGCGCCCAGCGTGCCCATCAGCGAAGTCACCGGCTCGGTCAACCGACCCCGACGTCCGATCCCGGCCTCGTTGTCCCACCACAACTCATGAGGCACCGCAGTGAAGTTCTGCGAGAGCAACTGCCACATCCCGGCCACCAGATCCATCGTCTGGCGCGAGGGCAACATCACAGAGGAATGTGCACAGTACGTTCCAGGTCGACCAGCAGCGTCGGATGGACGCTGCTTCGTGGTCTCGGGCGTAACCGGCGAACGCGGTCCGCATCGAATCCCTTGTTATGTCAGTTGTGTTGAGTCGCGTCGGATCGCCGTCGGTGACTAGTGTCGCGATGGCGATGAAGTCTTGACGGTACGCCTTCATGTTCAGACGGCTTCCGCGTCTGAAGCTCGTCGAGGAACTCCACGAACCACGCCGGGAACTGAACCTTCCCGAGCCGGGCATGTTCATATCGTCACTGTGACGTTTTGAGGCCCCGCCCGTGGAACGCGGGGGCGTCGCAGGACGTGTCATTGCCGGGCGAACTCCGGTCCGGCACCACTCAGGCGGTCCTTGGATAGCGGTTCGACGTCGAATCGAGGCCTTGAACTGTAATGATCGCGACTGTCACGTAATGGCGGAAAGCAGGGGGTAAATCGGATAGCTCTCAGGCATTCCCGGATTACCCTCAACTATTTCCGGATCGGACAGGAAAAACCTCGTCGCGAGCACTCGGCTAATGACGCTCACCTAGAAATCGTGCCGATAAGCGACATTATGTCAACTAGTAAGTTGGTTATTCGCATGCGATGCGAATACGTCCTCTCCTGAATCTCATCGGGCAAGGCCGAGGAATGCCATCATTGCCCGCTCGACCTCAACGAGTTGCTCTGCGGTCAGCCGACCGACCCGGTCGTGGACGTTCGACCTTCTGACGGTGGTGAGCTTGTCGATCATCACGTCACTATCGCGATCAAGTCCGGATAGCCGGCCGTCTCCACCGGCTATCCGAATACGAATCAGCGGCGCATCCAACAGCGTGCTGGTCATCGGCGCGACCGTCACCGAACTCGTGGCGTCGAAAAGATCGTCCTGAACGATCATTGCCGGACGCGGTTTCGTCGCGTAGACACCCCCCGCTACGGTCCAGATCTCCCCTCGATTCACTCCTCGTCCCATGGCGTCGAGACGGCCTCGATGAAGTCCTGGTCATCGCTGCGTTCGTCCGCTCGTGCGACCAATGAGGCCTGGCGACGCGCCTCGGCGGCGAAACCCTCAGTGCGCACGTCAGGCACCCAGACCTGCACTGGCCGCAGCCCCCGCTCGCGCATACGCCGTCGGTACTCGCCGACCCTCTCCCTCACCGCCATAACGCAATGTTACATGTAACGCTGAATCTTGGGCCGAATCGTCAGATCGGGCTGGCCAGCAAATTAGTATCCCAGCTACGGCACTGCTCGACGATTCGCCTGGCCCGCACTGGAGATGGTTATCAGCGCGAGCTTCGACGGCTGATTCGATGTTGGCTACCCTCGCGACTGGGTGGAATACGGCGAGATCGAATATGGCGGGTTGCCAGTAACTTCAGTCGGATCGATTCTGGCGCGGCCTCATGCGGATGCGACCAGTACTACTCGTTGTAGCTAATGGCTGCCGCTCGAGTCATGGGCCGACCGCTGCGGCCGGTTGACAGCCGCGCCAGAAGATTCAGGGGCGTCCGCTATCTTTCTCAGCGGAAATAAGGTTCAACCGTGCCACTGCGCTTGACGACCATCGGATGTCCGCGGCGATCCTTCGCGGTAGGCACTTCGACACGCACCCAACCCTCGGCCACGTTGTATTCGTGAACATTGGTGTTCTCGACGCCATTGAAGCGAATGCCCACGTCTCGGCGCAGAACCTCCTCGCTATAGAAGGCGCTGCGCGGATCGATGGAGAGGTGATTCGGCGGAACGTCTGTGTTCTGATCCTCGGACATGATGGCCTTCGTTGCATACATCGTTAGGTGCTTGATTGTTCTCAAAGAATCTACGCGACCCTGCAGTAGCGGGTTGCGCGTAGGTCTCCGCCGTTGAAGCGAGTACGCATCAACGGACCATCCAACAGCGTCCACGTCGTCGGAGCTATGGTGACCAAACTCGTGAAGTCGACGAGGTCAGCCTGAACGATTACCGCCGGGCGCGGCTTCGCCGCGTAGACATGTCCGGCCACCGTCCAGGTCTCCCGTCGATTCACTCCTCGGCCCAACGCGTCTTGCGCTGAGCTGAGCTGCTGGATCGTGGAACGAGCCTGGCAGGCAACCGCTCTAGCTCGAGCTCTCCCCTAGACGTCCAAGTCGACCCGGCCAAGCGATGCCGCCGACCCGAGCCGCTTCGCGCGAACTGCGTGGCGCTGACCGATCCGAATTGACTGGCGGCGCGGTACTTTCGTTCGCGCCGTAGGCTCACGGCGTGGACAACGTGACCCTGGCCAGCACCGCGGCAACGGCGGCGCTGACGGTGGGGCTGGCGGCCTATGCAGCGTTGATCTTCGTCGGCATCGCGATGGCGATCTACGACGAACGCCGGCACCGTCGGCGCCGGGCGATCGTCGCGGCGGTGATGGTCGGGGTGCTGACCCTCGGCGGGCTGGTTATCGCGATCGTCAGCAGTGTCGCGTGAACTCGTGCGGCAACGCCAATGAGGCGCTCGACGGCATCAAGACAGCATTGGCCGTGAAACGACGAGAGCAGTTGAGCGCGAATGACGTCGTTGTCGTGACCACGGCGCACACGTCCGGTGAGCATGCCCTGCCCCAGTGGGCCCCACACGAGGACACCTAGTCCGTACTGCTGTGCTGCGGGAAGCACTTCACGCTCGATGCCGCGATTGACATTTGAGTACGGTGACGTCTCGATCAAGCCGATCCGGAATAAGCCCGCACCCGATGATCTTGGAAGAGTTGCCCTCTCCCCGACTCAGGAGCATCCATGACCCGTCCCGTCCGCGTTGCCGTGCAGATCCAGCCCGGCGGCACGCCCGACTACCGCACATGGCGCGACGCCGTCCTGGCCGCCGACGACCTCGGCGTCGACGTGATCTTCGGCTACGACCACTTCCACCGCCCGGCGATGAAGGGCATCGCCGACGGCAAGCCCATCATGTTCGACGAGCAGCCCGACGTCGCCAACTTCGAGGGGTGGACCGCGCTCGCGTCGTGGGGCGAGATCACCTCACACGCCGAGATCGGGCTACTCGTCACCGGCGTCGGCTACCGCAATGCGGACCTGCTCGCCGATATGGCGCGCACCGTCGACCACATCAGCGGCGGCCGGCTCATCCTGGGCCTCGGCGCGGGCTGGTACGAAAAGGACTACAGCACTTACGGTTATGACTTTGGTACCTTCGGCTCCCGCTTCGATCTGTTCGACGAGCGCCTGATCCGCATCGAAAGCCGGCTCGCCGCATTGATTCCGCCGCCCGTGCGCAAGCTTCCGATCCTCATCGGCGGCACGGGGCCCAAGCGCTCGCTGCCCGCTGTCGCCAGGCATGCCGACATCTGGCACGCGTTCCAGGACCTCGACGCGTTCCGTAGGTCCAGCGACCGCGTCGACGAGTTGGCGGCGACGTTCGGCCGAAACGGCGCCGATATCGAACGGTCGACCCTGTGGGAGAACCCCGACAGCGCTGATGCCTTCCGTGATGCGGGAGTGACGTTGTTCCAGACCGAACTCACCTCCGACGACGGCTACGACCTCACGTCTCTCAAGCAGGTGCTCACCTGGCGGGACAACGGCTGAGCCAAATCGTTGTCTCGCTGACCTATTCGCCGCCCTGGTGATCTGAAGAGGTCCCTCGATGTACCGAAGGTGAAGGATTCGGCTTAACACCTCGACCTCGCCCGGTACACCCTCAATGAACTCCGTCAAGGCCTCGAAGCGGAGTTGCCCCAGTTCCCTCATGGCTGACGATCCGGCTGTGCGATCTGCGTTCTAGCATCGCTTTCGTGGTTGCTGGGGCACAATTGCGCTTACGCGAGTGACGATTTTATCCGGGGGCCGATCGGTGAATGAACGTACAGGCATGATCCTGATGGTGGGGGCGGCGTCCATCGGGCTCGCACTGACCACTGGTGACGGGATTGCGGTGGCCGAACCATCGGCGACGAACTCGGCGGAATCTGGTCCCTCCTCATCGACCGATTCGTCTCCGTCGACGGCCGGAAGCACGCACACCCACGCCAGCGGCGGCCCCAGCACGGCGATGGGCGCATCCAGCGATCCGAAGGGGCAAGCTACTTCAAGCGGAATAGGCGTTGAAGACGCTGGCGCTGATGCAAGCGAGTCGACTCCCGGCACCGAACGAGCCGCCGGTTCCAGCGCCGACGACGACGATGACTCGACGGGTGACGCGGGCACCGACGCCGGTGCCAAACACCACCGATCCGGTGCTGTGAAGTCCAGTCCTGTTGCGAAGGGCACAGTTTCGCCGCCCGAACGCGACCGCGCCGACTCGTCGGTGAACCCGCGACCTCAGGCGCCCGCCGTGCACGATGAGGGGCCGGCGGAGACCCCTACCGCCGTCGACGCCGTCTCGTCCACTCCATCGGATCTGGTGACCAAACCCCAGCCATCGGTGGCGGCCGTTCCCGAGCAGGTGCCGACAGCGGCGACGGTTCCACCGTCAGACCCCAGCCCGGCTCATCAGGTGGTGACGGCACCGGACGGGGTCATCGCCGGCGTCGCCAACTTGCTCGGCACACCGGGTGCACCAGCTCCGGTCGAGCCCCCGTCGGTGTGGACCGTCCTGGCGTGGGTTCAACGCCAGGTTGCCGAGATGGTGGCCGCTCCCATGGCGTCGCGGCAGATCGCGGCATCCAAGAGCACCACCGCCACCACCATCGCGACCGTCACCACCATCAACGTCAAGGAGTACGGAGCGGTCGGAGACGGCATCACCGATGACTCGGCCGCCATCAAGGCTGCGGTTGCCGCCTTGACGTCCGGCGAACGCCTCTATCTCCCCTTGGGAGATTACCGATTCGCCCAACAACACCCCGTCGGTGAGGCCGCGATCGTGCTGGCGGGCCTGTCGAACGTGACCGTCGAATTCGAGCCGGGGGCTCGGCTGCTGATGGACAACCTCGACTCGAACGGGTACGGGACGAGTCACGGCATCCGCGTGCAGGGGGCGGCGTCGCACGTAGCGATCCTGAACCCGACGATCGAATGGGTCACCAGGCCCTCGGCGCGGAGCTTCGGCGACGGCATCTCGGTCCTCGGCTGGCCATCGGACTCCCCGCCCCCGGCTGGCTGGGTCGGCTCGACGGGAACGGTCGACTTCGTGTCGATCATCAACGGGCGGACCGTCAACGCCCCGCAGGCTGGAGCCGTAATCATGGGGGCCTCCGACGTCACGGTCACTAACTTCACGGCGATCGGTACTTTGGCCGACGGGCTGCACTTCAACGCCGATCGCCGCGTCACCGTCGACGGCCTCGTCGCCGTGAACACCGGTGACGACGGGCTGGCCTTCGTCACCTACTACGACCCGAGCCAACTCTGGACCTACGGCCCCACCGACGGCCCCTTCAATCAGGCCGGCGTCGGCGCATGGAACAACGGCGGCTCGGTCGCCTCGCACATCTTCGTCACGGGCGGCCGCGCGAACGGCGTCCGCGTGCAGGGCGGTTATGACATCACCATCAGTGACATCACGGTGACCGACAAGGACTTCGGCATCCAACTCAACTCGGCGAAGGCTACCGGGCCCGGGGACTGGACGAGCCTGGCCTCGCGTGACGTTCACTTCTCTAACGTGACCATTGATGGTGCCCAGACCGCAATAGTATTGGCCACCAACAACATCGATGGTACCGAGGACCCCATGTGGTGGGACTTCGCTGGTTCGTCGATCAGTGACGTCACGATCACCGGCGCCAAGAACTGGTCGCTCGCGGTGGAGACGCCCGCCACTATCACCAGCAAGTTCGCTGGAATCACACTGCGGCACATTCGTGCCGAGAGCATGGCGGCCGATGGACCGTTCGGCGGCGGCAACGGAGGAATCCTGCTCGCGTCGTTGCACGACTCGGTGATCGATGACGTGCAGCTGGTCTCGGATCACTCGGGCGACATCAACTTGCTCGGCGCGGGGCAACTGCGCTCTGCTCTCTCCGCCGAGGATCTGCCGTCATCCAACCTCGACGTGAATGATCTCGTCCTGCGGGGACCCGGCCGCATCCTCATTCAAGACATCGCGGGCGTGCACTTCGGGAACGTGGCGTCTTATGGCGCGGACTCGAGCGCAGTGATCCTCTACCGCGTCAAGGGCGCGTCGTTCGACCACATCGGTGCATACATGCCCGGACGGGGTAGCGGTGAGGGCTACGGCGTGCGCCTGCTGCAGGTGTTCGACATCGGCATTCAAGACATCGAGGTGACCATCGACGACCACATCGGAACCACCTGGTGGGCAATCGAACTCGGCGGGGGAATCCCGACCGGGGACATCGCGGGCAGAGGCGTGCGGATCGCGAACGTCACCTACGTCAGCGAACGGGACGCCACCGGGTCCGACATCGTCTGGCAGGGCGGACCCTACGGCCCGGTGGACTGGTTCATCCAGGCCACCTGGCGCCACGGTGGCGAGGCCACGCCGCAGTGGCGGTCGGCGCTGTACGGCGACACCAGTCCGGTCTGAGCCCAGCACAGCCATCGCTCGGCTACCCACGCCCGGAAGCGCGGCGCGCCCCAACAGCCGAGCGCGATCGCTTCGGGAATCAGCGAGATCGCCGCCTCGGACCACGGTTGAGCATCGATGACGAACACCGACGCCAACGCCTCATCGACTGGCGCGAGCTGATCCTCGCGGCTGATCGCGAGGACCTTGGCCCGCGCCCGACGCGCCGCCGCACCATACGGCGAGTTCTCCAGCAAACCAAGCCCTGCGAGCACCGCCAGCGACTCCGGCACCGAGAGATTCAGCGGCGGCAGTGAGTGTTCCCGCAGGATCGAATACCCGCGCGACACCCCGTAGTCGGCGTAGATCGGAACCCCCGCAAGCTGGATGGACTGGATGCCAGCTCAATCGTGCGCTTCGACACCTCGAACTCCTCCGAGAGCCGAGCGGCCGACAATGGCCGGCGTGATCCCCGCAGCAGATCGACCAGCGCGTACAACCGCTCGGCTCGCCTCATGAGTGTGAGTGTCCCCCAGTCTCAGGTGAGGTGCGCGCGTGTCCC contains:
- a CDS encoding aspartate ammonia-lyase — its product is MLAPRRECDLLGCREVPGRAYFGVQTLRAVENFAISGVALRDFSRFIDAFAFVKKAAALANAELGVLSEDKRDAIVAACDEITAGRLHDQFVVDMIQGGAGTSTNMNVNEVIANRALEILGHQRGQYAYLHPNDDVNRSQSTNDAYPTALKLGVFLASRDTLAAMAELQAGLRAKGEQFAHVIKMGRTQLQDAVPMTLGQEFTAYATMVAQARSHLDDAAQDLLDVSLGATAIGTGIASPPGYAPLVTKRLAECSGLPVRLASDLVEATQDSSAFVEFSGALKRAAVVISRICNDLRLLSSGPRAGLNEINLPPTQPGSSIMPGKVNPVIPEVVNQVCFQLIGYDATISIAAEASQLELNMAEPIIAYDLLHGLLILKNACVTLESRCVSGITANEDVCRGYVERSIGVVTALVPRIGYERGVAIAQEALASGRSVFELVREKGWLDDDELARLLAPEAMTDPRTPSDWPGTTSLPQRHVEPAVGLGTVGD
- a CDS encoding VOC family protein, encoding MTVSDLARSVNFYCDVFACRVALHEQDTALLLTPGGFQIYLHSNGPSRRPRVGATGVQYLMWATDSQAELLRISHRLLAYDVATFSYTENGVTFVEGCDPDDGRIIVACPTPSQLPREVIASRLRGRLRSLRRRLRTRVPEA
- a CDS encoding IS110 family transposase, whose amino-acid sequence is MLAETVDFVIGVDTHRDSHTAAVVTAGGGLVERLTVATDAFGFRKLDVLAATHATGRRVWAIEGTGSFGAGLTTHLLERGEWVVEIDRPARPARRDGAKSDDLDAVRAAREALAREHLAAPRARGDREAMRVLLTTREGAIVARTKAIGQLKALIVNAPQALRDQLRRGTTDEQLNRCARLRTLPSHSVEHRATVRAIRATARRALMLEAEAAEHETELELRERLKVQIDGLVQRQI
- a CDS encoding Mu transposase domain-containing protein — encoded protein: MLPSRQTMDLVAGMWQLLSQNFTAVPHELWWDNEAGIGRRGRLTEPVTSLMGTLGARLVQMKPYDPESKGMVERANRYLETSFLPGRSFVSPQDFNDQLGQWLPAANSRRVRVLDGRPIDFLDPDRAHMLALPPVPPVVQSMASVRLGRDYYVRVAGNDYSVDPTAISQLVEVSTTLAQVTVTRSGRLLAAHDRCWAARQTLTDPAHVSTAAALRQQFQAGPPPSAGDHLVRDLADYDRAFGVDFTTGTVTSDGEVA
- a CDS encoding type II toxin-antitoxin system PemK/MazF family toxin produces the protein MNRGEIWTVAGGVYATKPRPAMIVQDDLFDATSSVTVAPMTSTLLDAPLIRIRIAGGDGRLSGLDRDSDVMIDKLTTVRRSNVHDRVGRLTAEQLVEVERAMMAFLGLAR
- a CDS encoding antitoxin MazE-like protein, with amino-acid sequence MAVRERVGEYRRRMRERGLRPVQVWVPDVRTEGFAAEARRQASLVARADERSDDQDFIEAVSTPWDEE
- a CDS encoding DUF3297 family protein; the encoded protein is MSEDQNTDVPPNHLSIDPRSAFYSEEVLRRDVGIRFNGVENTNVHEYNVAEGWVRVEVPTAKDRRGHPMVVKRSGTVEPYFR
- a CDS encoding LLM class F420-dependent oxidoreductase gives rise to the protein MTRPVRVAVQIQPGGTPDYRTWRDAVLAADDLGVDVIFGYDHFHRPAMKGIADGKPIMFDEQPDVANFEGWTALASWGEITSHAEIGLLVTGVGYRNADLLADMARTVDHISGGRLILGLGAGWYEKDYSTYGYDFGTFGSRFDLFDERLIRIESRLAALIPPPVRKLPILIGGTGPKRSLPAVARHADIWHAFQDLDAFRRSSDRVDELAATFGRNGADIERSTLWENPDSADAFRDAGVTLFQTELTSDDGYDLTSLKQVLTWRDNG
- a CDS encoding glycosyl hydrolase family 28-related protein, whose product is MILMVGAASIGLALTTGDGIAVAEPSATNSAESGPSSSTDSSPSTAGSTHTHASGGPSTAMGASSDPKGQATSSGIGVEDAGADASESTPGTERAAGSSADDDDDSTGDAGTDAGAKHHRSGAVKSSPVAKGTVSPPERDRADSSVNPRPQAPAVHDEGPAETPTAVDAVSSTPSDLVTKPQPSVAAVPEQVPTAATVPPSDPSPAHQVVTAPDGVIAGVANLLGTPGAPAPVEPPSVWTVLAWVQRQVAEMVAAPMASRQIAASKSTTATTIATVTTINVKEYGAVGDGITDDSAAIKAAVAALTSGERLYLPLGDYRFAQQHPVGEAAIVLAGLSNVTVEFEPGARLLMDNLDSNGYGTSHGIRVQGAASHVAILNPTIEWVTRPSARSFGDGISVLGWPSDSPPPAGWVGSTGTVDFVSIINGRTVNAPQAGAVIMGASDVTVTNFTAIGTLADGLHFNADRRVTVDGLVAVNTGDDGLAFVTYYDPSQLWTYGPTDGPFNQAGVGAWNNGGSVASHIFVTGGRANGVRVQGGYDITISDITVTDKDFGIQLNSAKATGPGDWTSLASRDVHFSNVTIDGAQTAIVLATNNIDGTEDPMWWDFAGSSISDVTITGAKNWSLAVETPATITSKFAGITLRHIRAESMAADGPFGGGNGGILLASLHDSVIDDVQLVSDHSGDINLLGAGQLRSALSAEDLPSSNLDVNDLVLRGPGRILIQDIAGVHFGNVASYGADSSAVILYRVKGASFDHIGAYMPGRGSGEGYGVRLLQVFDIGIQDIEVTIDDHIGTTWWAIELGGGIPTGDIAGRGVRIANVTYVSERDATGSDIVWQGGPYGPVDWFIQATWRHGGEATPQWRSALYGDTSPV
- a CDS encoding HTH domain-containing protein, with the protein product MRRAERLYALVDLLRGSRRPLSAARLSEEFEVSKRTIELASSPSSLRGFRSTPTTGCRAGIRSCGNTHCRR